The following proteins are co-located in the Thermus thermophilus HB8 genome:
- a CDS encoding response regulator transcription factor, with protein MARILVIEDEPLVGHMLRRFLERAGHEVVWAPNGEVGLRRLAEGFDLVVCDLIMPGIPGEEVIRRIREEAGPPVLAVSASVSRESQRRALEAGAQAFLGKPFEAQAFLRVVEGLLRGT; from the coding sequence ATGGCCCGCATCCTGGTGATTGAGGACGAGCCCCTGGTGGGGCACATGCTCCGCCGCTTTCTGGAGCGGGCAGGGCACGAGGTGGTCTGGGCCCCGAACGGGGAGGTGGGCCTTAGGCGCCTGGCCGAAGGGTTTGACCTCGTGGTGTGTGACCTCATCATGCCCGGGATCCCCGGGGAGGAGGTGATCCGCCGCATCCGGGAGGAGGCGGGGCCGCCGGTCCTCGCCGTCTCGGCCAGCGTCTCCCGGGAAAGCCAGCGCCGGGCCCTCGAGGCCGGGGCCCAGGCCTTCCTGGGCAAGCCCTTTGAGGCCCAGGCCTTCCTGCGGGTGGTGGAGGGGCTTCTCCGGGGGACATAG
- a CDS encoding ATP-binding protein has translation MASRAETAVLARFQRALLGDLEPTEILRNFLEVATEEGVERAALFLYRPEARELVGEVASGRGRRYTVSSVALPLHAKGPVQEAFFAEGPLRRGEEWLLPVVGEEEAFCWADPERRCRERPRATRETRALICPSCPRFRPLGVLTLERVPSRLQPLLPLLAQLTALALKNGALLKERDAALRRLSQHAERLAHVSAASRELARALEPDAVMAVLAGILRERLGFYRVTVALVREGALVGHLTRRGEDLYWTEGRSRIRLPVATSPDPMAQAVRERRTRIVPREALPPHLAEGVGASVAYVPVLVEEEALGCVAVDHGPGGPPVTEEEVEYVELLAGVAGVALRNAQLYRERTALSLALAAERKRLSEVLEELPDGVVVLLGERGFANTRAREILGVEAEVGLGDLPATLAPALEGGRAEVRLGGRTYSVRGRRLGEMRVLVLHEITERVRMERALREQAAFTQALVDLAQEALSAPGLEALAAAIARRLQVLFGAEEALVGMAEAELRLLYATRPLEGPLPRPNLLERALEEGKPLVLETLAEGSCALAEAWGLRSALVIPFRAQGFKGGLLLGYRRPRRWASGWEGRLAQVGLLLALVLEKARLLAYLEAEEERLRALLEHSQDVVYVLDEEARIRFVSPSVRAVLGYDPEGYRRAALDALAFVHPEDQERARALFQELLARPEATLRGEFRLLHQDGTPIPVEAWGRNLLKDPRVGGVVVNVRDLRPRLEAERLKGEFLAAVSHELRTPLAAILGLAELLRQEPLPPEAQESVELILESAFRLKNMVDNLLDTSRLEAGRFEVSRRPVHLKPLLLELARSFQGVARLSGVEFRVEVEELPLMEVDPDRIVQVVGNLLANAFKFTPPGGSVRLWAGVRGEEVWVEVQDTGPGIPKEEIPRLFQRYARAKHPGVRGVAGTGLGLFISKHIVEAHGGRIEVESEEGKGSLFRVILPLYGPHPGD, from the coding sequence ATGGCCTCTCGCGCGGAAACGGCCGTGCTCGCCCGCTTCCAGCGGGCCCTCCTCGGGGACCTCGAGCCCACCGAGATCCTCCGCAACTTCCTGGAGGTGGCCACGGAGGAAGGGGTGGAGCGGGCGGCCCTCTTCCTCTACCGCCCCGAGGCGCGGGAGCTCGTGGGGGAGGTGGCCTCGGGGCGGGGGCGCCGTTACACCGTCTCCTCCGTGGCCCTGCCCCTCCACGCCAAAGGCCCGGTGCAGGAGGCCTTCTTCGCCGAGGGGCCCCTTAGGCGGGGAGAGGAGTGGCTCCTTCCCGTGGTGGGGGAGGAGGAGGCCTTCTGCTGGGCCGACCCCGAAAGGCGTTGCCGGGAGCGTCCCCGGGCCACGCGAGAGACCCGGGCCCTCATCTGCCCCTCCTGCCCCCGGTTCCGCCCCCTGGGGGTGCTTACCCTGGAACGGGTGCCCTCCCGCTTGCAGCCCCTTCTGCCCCTCCTCGCCCAGCTCACCGCCTTGGCCCTCAAGAACGGCGCCCTGCTCAAGGAGCGGGACGCGGCGCTCAGGCGGCTTTCCCAGCACGCGGAGCGCCTGGCCCACGTGAGCGCCGCGTCCCGGGAGCTCGCCCGGGCCCTGGAGCCCGACGCGGTGATGGCCGTCCTCGCGGGGATCCTTAGGGAGCGCCTGGGCTTCTACCGGGTCACGGTGGCCTTGGTGCGGGAGGGGGCGCTCGTGGGGCACCTGACCCGCCGGGGGGAGGACCTCTACTGGACCGAGGGGCGGAGCCGGATCCGTTTGCCCGTGGCCACCTCCCCGGACCCCATGGCCCAGGCGGTGCGGGAGCGGCGGACGCGGATCGTGCCCCGGGAGGCCCTTCCCCCCCACCTGGCGGAGGGCGTGGGCGCCAGCGTGGCCTACGTGCCCGTCCTCGTGGAGGAGGAGGCGTTGGGGTGCGTGGCCGTGGACCACGGCCCGGGAGGGCCTCCCGTGACGGAGGAGGAGGTGGAGTACGTGGAGCTCCTCGCCGGGGTGGCGGGGGTCGCCTTGCGGAACGCCCAGCTTTACCGGGAAAGGACGGCCCTCTCCCTGGCCCTGGCCGCCGAGAGGAAGCGGCTTTCCGAGGTGCTGGAGGAGCTCCCCGACGGGGTGGTGGTCCTCTTGGGGGAGCGGGGCTTCGCCAACACCCGGGCCCGGGAGATCCTCGGCGTGGAGGCCGAGGTGGGGCTTGGCGACCTGCCCGCCACCCTCGCCCCTGCCCTGGAGGGGGGGCGCGCGGAGGTGCGCCTCGGGGGGCGGACCTACAGCGTCCGGGGGCGCCGCCTGGGGGAGATGCGGGTTTTGGTCCTGCACGAGATCACCGAGCGGGTCCGGATGGAGCGGGCCCTCAGGGAGCAGGCCGCCTTCACCCAGGCCCTGGTGGACCTGGCCCAGGAGGCCTTGTCGGCGCCCGGCCTCGAGGCCCTGGCCGCGGCCATCGCCCGCCGCCTCCAGGTCCTCTTCGGGGCCGAGGAGGCCCTGGTGGGCATGGCCGAGGCGGAGCTCAGGCTGCTTTACGCCACCAGGCCCCTGGAGGGTCCCCTTCCCCGGCCCAACCTCCTGGAGCGGGCCCTGGAGGAGGGGAAGCCCCTCGTCCTGGAGACCCTGGCGGAGGGGAGCTGCGCTTTGGCGGAGGCCTGGGGGCTAAGAAGCGCCCTCGTGATCCCCTTCCGGGCCCAGGGGTTCAAAGGGGGGCTCCTCCTCGGGTATCGGCGGCCGCGGCGCTGGGCCTCGGGGTGGGAGGGGAGGCTCGCCCAGGTGGGGCTTCTCCTCGCCTTGGTCCTGGAGAAGGCCCGGCTGCTCGCCTACCTGGAGGCGGAGGAGGAGCGGCTTCGGGCCCTCCTTGAGCACTCCCAGGACGTGGTCTACGTGCTGGACGAGGAGGCCCGCATCCGCTTCGTGAGCCCGAGCGTGCGCGCCGTCCTCGGCTACGACCCCGAGGGGTACCGCCGTGCCGCCCTGGACGCTTTGGCCTTCGTCCACCCCGAGGACCAGGAGCGGGCCCGTGCCCTCTTCCAGGAGCTCCTCGCCAGGCCCGAGGCGACGCTCAGGGGGGAGTTCCGGCTCCTCCACCAAGACGGCACCCCCATCCCCGTGGAGGCCTGGGGGCGGAACCTCCTAAAGGACCCCAGGGTCGGGGGGGTGGTGGTGAACGTGCGCGACCTCCGGCCCAGGCTCGAGGCGGAAAGGCTCAAGGGGGAGTTTCTCGCCGCCGTCTCCCACGAGCTCAGGACGCCCCTGGCGGCCATCCTGGGCCTGGCGGAGCTTTTGCGCCAAGAACCCCTTCCCCCGGAGGCCCAGGAGTCGGTGGAGCTCATTCTGGAGAGCGCCTTCCGCCTCAAGAACATGGTGGACAACCTCCTGGACACGAGCCGCCTCGAGGCGGGCCGGTTTGAGGTCTCCCGCCGCCCCGTCCACCTCAAGCCCCTGCTTCTGGAACTGGCGCGGAGCTTCCAGGGGGTGGCCCGGCTTTCCGGGGTGGAGTTCCGGGTGGAGGTGGAGGAGCTTCCCCTGATGGAGGTGGACCCGGACCGGATCGTCCAGGTGGTGGGCAACCTTCTCGCCAACGCCTTCAAGTTCACGCCCCCTGGGGGTTCGGTGCGGCTTTGGGCCGGGGTGCGGGGGGAGGAGGTGTGGGTGGAGGTCCAGGACACCGGGCCCGGGATCCCCAAGGAGGAGATCCCCAGGCTCTTCCAGCGCTATGCCCGGGCGAAGCATCCCGGGGTTCGGGGCGTGGCGGGCACCGGGCTTGGCCTCTTCATCTCCAAGCACATCGTGGAGGCCCACGGGGGGCGGATAGAGGTGGAGAGCGAGGAGGGAAAGGGGAGCCTCTTCCGGGTTATCCTGCCCCTGTATGGCCCGCATCCTGGTGATTGA
- a CDS encoding acyl-CoA dehydrogenase family protein, translating into MPIDFSLTEEQRQLQALARRFAKEVILPVAREYDEKEEVPWPVIEKLHEVGLLNAIIPEEYGGMGLKMLDEVIVGEELAYACMGIYTIPMASDLGITPVLLAGTEEQKERFLRPLTEKPALAAFALSEPGNGSDAAALKTRAIRQGDHYVLNGTKMWISNGGEAEWVVVFATVNPELRHKGVVALVVERGTPGFKAIKIHGKMGQRASGTYELVFEDVKVPVENRLGEEGEGFKIAMQTLNKTRIPVAAGSVGVARRALDEARKYAKERQAFGQPIANFQAIQFKLADMLIGIETARMYTYYAAWLADQGLPHAHASAIAKAYASEIAFEAANQAIQIHGGYGYVREFPVEKLLRDVKLNQIYEGTNEIQRLIIARHILAE; encoded by the coding sequence ATGCCCATAGACTTCAGCCTCACGGAGGAGCAAAGGCAGCTGCAGGCCCTGGCCCGGCGCTTCGCCAAGGAGGTCATCCTCCCCGTGGCCCGGGAGTACGACGAGAAGGAGGAGGTCCCCTGGCCCGTGATTGAGAAGCTCCACGAGGTGGGCCTCCTGAACGCCATCATCCCGGAGGAGTACGGGGGGATGGGGCTCAAGATGCTGGACGAGGTCATCGTGGGGGAAGAGCTGGCCTACGCCTGCATGGGCATCTACACCATCCCCATGGCGAGCGACCTGGGCATCACCCCGGTGCTCCTCGCAGGGACGGAGGAGCAGAAAGAGCGCTTCCTGAGGCCCCTCACCGAGAAGCCCGCCCTCGCCGCCTTCGCCTTAAGCGAGCCCGGAAACGGCTCGGACGCCGCCGCCCTCAAGACCAGGGCCATTCGCCAGGGCGACCACTACGTCCTGAACGGCACCAAGATGTGGATCTCTAACGGGGGAGAGGCGGAGTGGGTGGTGGTCTTCGCCACGGTGAACCCCGAACTCCGCCACAAGGGGGTGGTGGCCCTGGTGGTGGAAAGGGGCACCCCCGGCTTCAAGGCCATCAAGATCCACGGGAAGATGGGCCAAAGGGCCAGCGGCACCTACGAGCTCGTCTTTGAGGACGTGAAGGTGCCCGTGGAAAACCGCCTGGGCGAGGAGGGGGAGGGCTTTAAGATCGCCATGCAGACCCTAAACAAGACCCGGATCCCCGTGGCCGCGGGAAGCGTAGGCGTGGCGAGGCGGGCCCTGGACGAGGCCAGGAAGTACGCCAAGGAGCGGCAGGCCTTCGGCCAGCCCATCGCCAACTTCCAGGCCATCCAGTTCAAGCTCGCCGACATGCTCATCGGCATTGAGACCGCCCGCATGTACACCTACTACGCCGCCTGGCTCGCGGACCAAGGCCTTCCCCACGCCCACGCCAGCGCCATCGCCAAGGCCTACGCCTCGGAGATCGCCTTTGAGGCGGCCAACCAGGCCATCCAGATCCACGGCGGCTACGGCTACGTGCGGGAGTTCCCCGTGGAAAAGCTCCTCAGGGACGTGAAGCTCAACCAGATCTACGAGGGGACCAACGAGATCCAGAGGCTCATCATCGCCAGGCACATCCTGGCGGAGTGA
- a CDS encoding electron transfer flavoprotein subunit beta/FixA family protein has translation MKFVAVIRQVPDGESKLRIQGDRVDLSGATMILDQMDEYAVEEAIRLKERHGGEAVVVGFGPERTEEAIRTALAMGMDRGVHVVYEGFADPVAVAEALVEVLKEEAPTLVLTGGQQADWDSQALGGALAEALGVPVVAWTTALELEGDTAKAKHDLDEGAEWVRVRLPAVFTTQQGLNEPRYPTLPGIMKAKKKEIRKVQASLTPKVTLISEEIQEKSRLGKILDGKDPVAAAEELVRLLHEEAKVI, from the coding sequence ATGAAGTTCGTGGCGGTGATCCGGCAGGTGCCCGACGGCGAGAGCAAGCTCAGGATCCAGGGGGATCGCGTGGACCTCTCCGGGGCCACGATGATCCTGGACCAGATGGACGAGTACGCGGTGGAGGAGGCCATCCGCCTCAAGGAGAGGCACGGCGGGGAGGCGGTGGTGGTGGGGTTCGGCCCCGAGCGCACCGAGGAGGCCATCCGCACCGCCTTAGCCATGGGGATGGACCGCGGGGTCCACGTGGTCTACGAGGGCTTTGCCGACCCCGTGGCCGTGGCCGAGGCCCTGGTGGAGGTGCTCAAGGAGGAGGCCCCCACCCTGGTCCTCACCGGGGGGCAGCAGGCGGACTGGGACAGCCAAGCCCTAGGGGGCGCCCTGGCGGAGGCCCTAGGGGTGCCGGTGGTGGCCTGGACCACCGCCCTCGAGCTGGAAGGGGACACGGCCAAGGCCAAGCACGACCTGGACGAGGGGGCGGAGTGGGTTAGGGTGCGGCTTCCCGCCGTCTTCACCACGCAGCAGGGCCTGAACGAGCCCCGCTACCCCACCCTGCCCGGGATCATGAAGGCCAAGAAGAAGGAGATCCGGAAGGTGCAGGCGAGCCTTACCCCCAAGGTCACCCTGATTTCCGAGGAGATCCAGGAGAAGTCCAGGCTTGGCAAGATCCTGGACGGCAAGGACCCCGTGGCGGCGGCCGAAGAGCTCGTGCGGCTCCTCCACGAGGAGGCCAAGGTCATCTAG
- a CDS encoding electron transfer flavoprotein subunit alpha/FixB family protein, which yields MVLVVLDHDGNRLKKGSLEALTRARDLAQALGGKVAGVLLAEEKAPVEEARKYVEVLYTATLGPYTAEKWAAGVLKAAEASGAKAVVAPSSRQSRAYLGRVAYALRAGLLEDTLESRVEGGEVHATRYAYLNRVTQRVKAALPVVLTVKPNTTPLAEPLPGEAEAVALSVPEVPTVEVLERLQEEKKGVSLTEADVVVTGGRGMGSPEAFKLVEELAALLGGAVGATRAVVDAGWRPYAEQVGQTGKTVQPSLYIALGVSGAVQHLAGMNKSKYIVAVNKDPEAPIFKHADYGIVGDVHQVLPALIEAVKKLKD from the coding sequence ATGGTGCTCGTAGTCTTGGACCACGACGGAAACCGGCTCAAGAAGGGAAGCCTCGAGGCCCTGACCCGGGCCCGTGACCTGGCCCAGGCCCTGGGGGGGAAGGTGGCCGGGGTGCTCCTCGCCGAGGAGAAGGCCCCCGTGGAGGAGGCCCGCAAGTACGTGGAGGTTCTCTACACCGCCACCCTAGGCCCCTACACCGCCGAGAAGTGGGCGGCCGGGGTGCTTAAGGCCGCCGAGGCCAGTGGGGCCAAGGCGGTGGTGGCCCCCTCCTCCAGGCAGAGCCGGGCCTACTTGGGCCGGGTGGCCTACGCCCTAAGAGCGGGGCTTCTTGAGGACACCCTCGAGTCCCGCGTGGAAGGCGGCGAGGTCCACGCCACCCGCTACGCCTACCTGAACCGGGTGACCCAGAGGGTGAAGGCGGCCCTCCCCGTGGTCCTCACGGTGAAGCCCAACACCACCCCCTTGGCCGAGCCCCTTCCGGGGGAGGCCGAGGCAGTGGCCCTAAGCGTGCCCGAGGTGCCCACGGTGGAGGTCCTGGAGCGCCTCCAGGAGGAGAAGAAGGGCGTCTCCCTCACCGAGGCGGACGTGGTGGTCACGGGGGGCCGGGGGATGGGCAGCCCCGAGGCCTTCAAGCTGGTGGAGGAGCTCGCCGCCCTCCTCGGGGGCGCGGTGGGGGCCACGCGGGCGGTGGTGGACGCGGGCTGGCGGCCCTACGCCGAGCAGGTGGGCCAGACGGGCAAGACCGTCCAGCCCTCCCTCTACATCGCCCTGGGGGTCTCCGGGGCCGTGCAGCACCTCGCGGGCATGAACAAGAGCAAGTACATCGTGGCCGTGAACAAGGACCCCGAGGCCCCCATCTTCAAGCACGCCGACTACGGCATCGTGGGGGACGTGCACCAGGTGCTCCCCGCCCTGATTGAGGCCGTGAAGAAGCTCAAGGACTGA
- a CDS encoding acyl-CoA carboxylase subunit beta, translated as MADNARLILDELLAELEERRRRVLQGGGEERVKKQHQQGKLTARERIDLLLDPGSFVELMPFAEHLETGLMEGIEAPADGVVTGYGTIGGRLVFVFSQDFTVLGGSLGKMHGRKIASLMDLAAKVGAPIVGLNDSAGARIQEGVDSLSGYGEVFYRNAIYSGVVPQISAILGPCAGGAVYSPAMTDFILMSRGTSYMFITGPEVIKSVTKEEVTFEELGGADVHMEKSGVAHLEGKDDKEVLDLVKKLLSYLPQNSREKPPVLEPQDDPFRPTPELLEIVHPDARRPYNMHQVIRTLLDDGEFLEIQPRYARNIIVGLGRLGGYPVGVIANNPRFMAGALDINASDKAARFIRTMDAFNIPLLTLVDVTGFLPGVAQEHGGIIRHGAKMLFAYAEATVPKITLIARKAYGGAYLAMNSKDMGADVVLAWPTAAVAVMGAEGAANIIYRKEIQSSQNPEETRRRKIEEYRRAFDNPWVAAARGYIDDVIDPTHTRRVLYQHLRMLWEKQEERPRKKHDNIPL; from the coding sequence ATGGCCGATAACGCGCGGCTCATCCTGGACGAGCTTCTGGCGGAGCTTGAGGAGAGGAGACGGCGGGTCCTCCAGGGAGGCGGGGAGGAACGCGTCAAAAAGCAACACCAGCAGGGCAAGCTCACCGCAAGGGAGCGGATAGACCTCCTCCTGGACCCGGGAAGCTTCGTAGAGCTCATGCCCTTCGCCGAGCACCTGGAAACCGGGCTCATGGAGGGGATAGAGGCCCCCGCGGACGGCGTGGTGACGGGCTACGGCACCATCGGGGGGAGGCTCGTCTTCGTCTTCAGCCAGGACTTCACGGTCTTGGGCGGCTCCCTGGGCAAGATGCACGGCCGCAAGATCGCGAGCCTCATGGACCTCGCGGCCAAGGTGGGGGCCCCCATCGTCGGCCTGAACGACTCCGCCGGGGCCCGGATCCAAGAAGGGGTGGACAGCCTCTCGGGCTACGGGGAGGTCTTCTACCGGAACGCCATCTACTCCGGGGTCGTCCCCCAGATCTCCGCCATCCTGGGGCCTTGCGCCGGGGGCGCCGTCTACAGCCCCGCCATGACCGACTTCATCCTCATGAGCCGGGGCACGAGCTACATGTTCATCACCGGGCCCGAGGTGATCAAGAGCGTCACCAAGGAGGAGGTGACCTTTGAGGAGCTCGGGGGGGCCGACGTCCACATGGAAAAAAGCGGGGTGGCCCACCTGGAGGGGAAGGACGACAAGGAGGTCCTGGACCTCGTCAAGAAGCTCCTCTCCTACCTGCCGCAAAACAGCCGGGAAAAGCCCCCGGTGTTGGAGCCTCAGGACGACCCCTTCCGCCCCACCCCGGAGCTTCTGGAGATCGTCCACCCCGATGCCCGCCGCCCCTACAACATGCACCAGGTGATCCGCACCCTCCTGGACGACGGGGAGTTTCTGGAGATCCAGCCCCGCTACGCCCGGAACATCATCGTGGGCCTGGGGCGGCTCGGAGGGTACCCCGTGGGGGTCATCGCCAACAACCCCCGCTTCATGGCCGGGGCCCTGGACATCAACGCCTCAGACAAGGCGGCCCGCTTCATCCGCACCATGGACGCCTTCAACATCCCCCTCCTCACCCTGGTGGACGTGACGGGCTTCCTGCCGGGCGTGGCCCAGGAGCACGGCGGGATCATCCGCCACGGGGCCAAGATGCTCTTCGCCTACGCCGAGGCCACGGTGCCCAAGATCACCCTCATCGCCCGCAAGGCCTACGGGGGGGCCTACCTCGCCATGAACTCCAAGGACATGGGGGCGGACGTGGTCCTGGCCTGGCCCACGGCGGCGGTGGCGGTGATGGGGGCGGAGGGTGCGGCGAACATCATCTACCGCAAGGAGATCCAGTCCTCCCAAAACCCCGAGGAGACCCGGAGGCGGAAGATTGAGGAGTACCGCCGGGCCTTTGACAACCCCTGGGTGGCGGCGGCCAGGGGGTACATTGACGACGTCATTGACCCCACCCACACCCGGCGCGTCCTCTACCAGCACCTAAGGATGCTCTGGGAGAAGCAGGAGGAGAGGCCCAGGAAGAAGCACGACAACATCCCCCTGTGA
- a CDS encoding type-5 uracil-DNA glycosylase: MDREAFVQTLTACRLCPRLVAWREEVVGRKRAFRGEPYWARPVPGFGDPEARILLFGLAPGAHGSNRTGRPFTGDASGAFLYPLLHEAGLSSKPESLPGDDLRLYGVYLTAAVRCAPPKNKPTPEELRACARWTEVELGLLPEVRVYVALGRIALEALLAHFGLRKSAHPFRHGAHYPLPGGRHLLASYHVSRQNTQTGRLTREMFLEVLMEAKRLAGL; the protein is encoded by the coding sequence ATGGACAGGGAAGCCTTCGTCCAAACCCTGACCGCCTGCCGCCTCTGCCCCAGGCTCGTGGCCTGGCGGGAGGAGGTCGTGGGGAGAAAGCGGGCCTTCCGGGGCGAGCCCTACTGGGCGAGGCCGGTTCCGGGCTTTGGCGACCCCGAGGCCAGGATCCTCCTCTTCGGCCTCGCCCCCGGGGCCCACGGCTCCAACCGCACGGGCCGCCCCTTCACCGGGGACGCCTCCGGGGCCTTCCTCTACCCCTTGCTCCATGAGGCGGGCCTCTCCAGCAAGCCGGAAAGCCTTCCCGGGGACGACCTCAGGCTCTACGGGGTCTACCTCACCGCGGCGGTGCGCTGCGCCCCGCCCAAGAACAAGCCCACCCCCGAGGAGCTCCGCGCCTGCGCCCGCTGGACGGAGGTGGAGCTCGGCCTCCTCCCCGAGGTGCGGGTCTACGTGGCCCTGGGGAGGATCGCCCTCGAGGCCCTCCTCGCCCACTTCGGCCTGAGGAAGAGCGCCCACCCCTTCCGCCACGGGGCCCACTACCCCCTTCCCGGGGGAAGGCACCTCCTCGCGAGCTACCACGTCTCCCGGCAGAACACCCAGACGGGCAGGCTCACCCGGGAGATGTTCCTGGAGGTCCTGATGGAGGCTAAACGCCTCGCCGGGCTTTGA